In a single window of the Cervus elaphus chromosome 1, mCerEla1.1, whole genome shotgun sequence genome:
- the KCNA4 gene encoding potassium voltage-gated channel subfamily A member 4, translating to MEVAMVSAESSGCNSHMPYGYAAQARARERERLAHSRAAAAAAVAAATAAVEGGGGSGGGAHHHHPSRGVCTSHEPQSGRGSRRRRRPRAEKKKVHHRQSSFPHCSDLMPSGSEEKILRDLSEEDEEEDDEEDEEEEGRFYYSEEDHGEECSYTDLLAQDDGGGGGGGGGGGGGYSSVRYSDCCERVVINVSGLRFETQMKTLAQFPETLLGDPEKRTQYFDPLRNEYFFDRNRPSFDAILYYYQSGGRLKRPVNVPFDIFTEEVKFYQLGEEALLKFREDEGFVREEEDRALPENEFKKQIWLLFEYPESSSPARGIAIVSVLVILISIVIFCLETLPEFRDDRDLIMALSTGGHGGLLNDTSVPHPESSGHTIFNDPFFIVETVCIVWFSFEFVVRCFACPSQALFFKNIMNIIDIVSILPYFITLGTDLAQQQGGGNGQQQQAMSFAILRIIRLVRVFRIFKLSRHSKGLQILGHTLRASMRELGLLIFFLFIGVILFSSAVYFAEADEPTTHFQSIPDAFWWAVVTMTTVGYGDMKPITVGGKIVGSLCAIAGVLTIALPVPVIVSNFNYFYHRETENEEQTQLTQNAVSCPYLPSNLLKKFRSSTSSSLGDKSEYLEMEEGVKESLCAKEKCQGKGDDSETDKNNCSNAKAVETDV from the coding sequence ATGGAGGTGGCAATGGTGAGTGCCGAGAGCTCAGGGTGCAACAGTCACATGCCTTATGGTTACGCGGCTCAGGCCCGGGCGCGGGAGCGCGAGAGGCTGGCTCATTCGAGGGCGGCTGCGGCTGCGGCGGTGGCCGCGGCCACCGCTGCGGTGGAAGGCGGCGGGGGGTCTGGAGGGGgcgcccaccaccaccacccatcgCGCGGGGTCTGCACCTCTCACGAGCCCCAGAGCGGCCGGGGAAGTCGGAGGAGGCGGCGACCGCGCGCGGAGAAGAAGAAAGTCCACCACCGGCAGAGCAGCTTCCCTCACTGCTCTGACCTGATGCCCAGTGGCTCGGAGGAGAAGATCCTGCGGGATCTGAGTGAGGAGGACGAAGAGGAGGACGACGAGGAGGacgaggaagaggagggaaggtTTTATTACAGCGAGGAGGACCACGGCGAGGAGTGTTCCTACACCGACCTGCTGGCCCAGGACGATGGGGGCGgtggcggaggcggcggcggcggcggcggcggctacAGTTCGGTCCGCTACAGCGACTGCTGTGAACGCGTGGTGATCAATGTCTCGGGTCTGCGTTTCGAGACCCAGATGAAAACCCTGGCCCAGTTTCCCGAGACTTTGCTGGGGGACCCTGAGAAGAGGACTCAGTATTTCGACCCTCTGCGCAACGAGTATTTTTTCGACAGGAACAGGCCTAGCTTTGATGCCATCTTATATTATTACCAGTCAGGGGGCCGCCTGAAGAGGCCAGTCAACGTCCCCTTTGATATCTTCACCGAGGAGGTGAAGTTCTACCAGTTGGGGGAGGAGGCTCTGCTCAAATTTCGGGAGGACGAGGGCTTTGTgagagaggaggaggacagggccTTGCCGGAGAACGAATTTAAGAAGCAGATCTGGCTGCTCTTCGAGTACCCGGAGAGTTCCAGTCCAGCGAGGGGCATAGCCATCGTCTCCGTGCTGGTCATCCTCATCTCCATCGTCATCTTCTGCCTGGAAACCTTGCCGGAGTTTAGGGACGACAGGGATCTCATCATGGCCCTGAGCACGGGCGGGCACGGTGGGTTGTTGAACGACACGTCGGTCCCCCACCCGGAGAGCTCAGGGCACACGATCTTCAACGACCCCTTCTTCATCGTGGAGACAGTGTGCATCGTCTGGTTTTCCTTCGAGTTTGTGGTTCGCTGCTTTGCTTGTCCCAGCCAAGCCCTCTTCTTCAAAAACATCATGAACATCATTGACATCGTCTCCATTTTGCCTTACTTCATCACGCTGGGCACGGATCTGGCCCAGCAGCAGGGGGGTGGCAacgggcagcagcagcaggccatgTCCTTTGCCATCCTCAGGATCATCCGTCTGGTCCGCGTATTCCGGATCTTCAAGCTCTCCAGACACTCCAAAGGCCTGCAGATCCTGGGCCACACGCTCCGAGCCAGCATGCGCGAACTAGGCCTCCTgatcttcttcctcttcatcggggtcatcctcttctccagcgCTGTGTATTTCGCGGAGGCAGATGAGCCGACCACCCACTTCCAAAGCATCCCCGATGCATTTTGGTGGGCCGTGGTGACCATGACAACCGTGGGCTATGGGGACATGAAGCCCATCACGGTGGGGGGCAAGATCGTAGGGTCTCTGTGTGCCATTGCAGGTGTCTTAACCATCGCTCTGCCGGTGCCGGTGATTGTCTCTAACTTTAACTATTTCTACCACAGAGAGACGGAAAACGAGGAACAGACGCAGCTCACACAGAATGCAGTCAGTTGCCCATACCTCCCTTCTAATTTGCTGAAGAAATTTCGGAGCTCTACTTCTTCTTCCCTGGGGGACAAGTCAGAGTATCTAGAGATGGAAGAAGGAGTTAAGGAATCTCTCTGTGCAAAGGAGAAGTGTCAGGGGAAGGGGGATGACAGTGAGACAGATAAAAACAACTGTTCTAATGCGAAGGCTGTGGAGACCGACGTGTGA